From the genome of Papaver somniferum cultivar HN1 chromosome 2, ASM357369v1, whole genome shotgun sequence, one region includes:
- the LOC113351846 gene encoding protein PHR1-LIKE 3-like: NPLKLPLSFSHHHHQEEIQSGGISSNHSHHHLHHRLDPCLVLTSDPKPRLRWTADLHERFVDAVTQLGSPDTTAASYLLGSPVMGTSSPGLPASDINEGYEVKEALRAQMEVQRKLHLQVEAEKHMQIRKDAELRYMTSMLDRPCKMLPKYSMDGEGVVPEPKGIDESAAPNPSIPNSGQIKLYSFNPTKAVNVIVPESDSPHSLQTMRADCSTESCLTSHESPANLSLETSTGGGGVKQVRNLDSVSNSLI, from the exons AACCCCTTGAAGCTTCCTCTATCattttctcatcatcatcatcaggaaGAGATCCAAAGTGGGGGGATTTCTTCTAATCAcagtcatcatcatcttcatcatcgtttAGACCCTTGTTTGGTTCTCACTTCAGATCCAAAACCTCGTCTCAGATGGACTGCTGACTTGCATGAACGTTTTGTGGATGCTGTCACTCAACTTGGAAGCCCTGATA CAACTGCAGCATCATACCTTTTGGGTAGCCCAGTCATGGGTACTTCATCTCCTGGCTTACCAGCTTCCGATATCAATGA GGGTTATGAAGTCAAGGAGGCACTAAGGGCGCAGATGGAAGTGCAGAGAAAATTACATTTACAAGTTGAA GCTGAGAAACACATGCAGATTCGCAAAGATGCAGAACTAAGATATATGACGTCGATGCTCGATAGACCATGTAAGATGCTTCCTAAATACAGCATGGATGGTGAAGGGGTAGTACCGGAGCCCAAAGGCATTGATGAATCGGCAGCGCCAAATCCTTCCATTCCCAACTCTGGTCAAATAAAACTCTACTCTTTTAACCCGACAAAAGCAGTCAACGTTATTGTCCCTGAGAGTGATAGTCCTCATAGTCTTCAAACAATGAGAGCTGATTGTTCTACTGAAAGCTGCCTGACTTCACATGAAAGTCCAGCGAATTTGTCTTTGGAGACTTCCACTGGTGGGGGCGGTGTAAAACAAGTTAGGAATTTGGATTCAGTATCAAATTCGCTGATTTAG